One Mycolicibacterium sarraceniae genomic window carries:
- a CDS encoding HAD family hydrolase codes for MTLDTISRNQSFWWDRARCAHADVPALRAVIFDLDTPLAATERAAHMFRDLVWSLHCGDIRVGITAAGSRDRIEPLVRDLIGDGVVEVMITGDDVVRPKPDPEVYHRALYALGVAVDAAMAVEHSTAGFHTARSAGLATIVVTTLGTSNLDFAGAAAVMDRYDCDEPLSAGRCRRLHEQWWIDRSRLSA; via the coding sequence ATGACCCTGGACACGATCAGCCGGAACCAGTCCTTCTGGTGGGATCGAGCACGTTGCGCCCACGCCGACGTGCCCGCACTCCGAGCCGTCATCTTCGACCTCGACACCCCGCTGGCGGCCACCGAGCGCGCTGCCCACATGTTCCGGGACCTGGTCTGGAGCCTGCATTGCGGCGATATCCGGGTCGGCATCACCGCCGCCGGGTCACGGGATCGGATCGAGCCGTTGGTGCGGGACCTGATCGGGGACGGTGTTGTCGAGGTGATGATCACCGGCGACGACGTGGTGCGGCCCAAACCCGATCCCGAGGTGTACCACCGGGCGCTGTATGCGCTCGGGGTGGCCGTCGACGCTGCGATGGCCGTCGAACATTCGACGGCCGGCTTTCACACTGCGCGATCGGCCGGGCTGGCGACCATAGTCGTCACCACGCTGGGCACCAGCAACCTGGATTTCGCCGGCGCCGCCGCGGTCATGGACCGCTACGACTGCGACGAGCCGCTATCCGCAGGGCGCTGTCGCCGACTCCACGAACAGTGGTGGATCGACCGTTCGCGCCTGAGCGCTTAG
- the gatA gene encoding Asp-tRNA(Asn)/Glu-tRNA(Gln) amidotransferase subunit GatA encodes MSDLTRLDAATLAEKIAAKEISSVEVTQACLDQIAATDEQYHAFLHVAADQALASAARTDAAVAAGEALPSPLAGVPLALKDVFTTTDMPTTCGSKILEGWVSPYDATVTARLRAAGIPILGKTNMDEFAMGSSTENSAYGPTRNPWDTDRVPGGSGGGSAAALAAFQAPLAMGTDTGGSIRQPAALTATVGVKPTYGTVSRYGLVACASSLDQGGPCARTVLDTALLHAVIAGHDPRDSTSLEAEVPDVVAAAKAGAAGDLSGVRVGVVKQLRSGEGYQPGVLASFNAAVEQLSALGAQVSEVDCPHLDYSLSSYYLILPSEVSSNLARFDAMRYGLRVGDDGTHSAEEVMALTRAAGFGPEVKRRIIIGTYALSAGYYDAYYNQAQKVRTLIAGDLDAAYEKVDVLVSPATPTTAFRLGEKVDDPLAMYLFDLCTLPLNLAGHCGMSVPSGLSPDDNLPVGLQIMAPALADDRLYRVGAAYESARGPLPTAI; translated from the coding sequence ATGAGTGACCTCACGCGCCTTGACGCCGCCACGCTGGCGGAAAAGATCGCGGCCAAGGAGATCTCCTCGGTCGAGGTGACCCAGGCCTGCCTGGACCAGATCGCCGCCACCGACGAGCAATACCACGCCTTCCTGCATGTCGCCGCCGATCAGGCGCTGGCCAGTGCCGCGCGCACCGACGCCGCCGTCGCTGCCGGGGAGGCGCTGCCGTCGCCGCTGGCCGGTGTTCCGTTGGCGCTCAAGGACGTGTTCACCACCACCGATATGCCGACCACGTGCGGGTCGAAGATCCTCGAGGGTTGGGTGTCGCCCTACGACGCGACGGTGACTGCCCGGCTGCGCGCCGCCGGCATCCCGATCCTCGGCAAGACCAATATGGACGAGTTCGCCATGGGCAGCTCGACCGAGAACTCCGCCTACGGCCCGACTCGCAACCCGTGGGACACCGACCGGGTGCCCGGCGGCTCGGGTGGTGGAAGCGCGGCTGCGCTCGCCGCGTTCCAGGCCCCGCTGGCGATGGGCACCGACACCGGCGGCTCGATCCGCCAGCCGGCGGCGCTGACCGCGACGGTCGGGGTCAAGCCGACGTACGGCACGGTCTCGCGCTACGGCCTGGTGGCGTGCGCGTCGTCGCTGGATCAGGGCGGGCCGTGTGCCCGTACGGTGCTGGACACCGCGCTGCTGCACGCGGTGATCGCCGGGCATGATCCGCGCGACTCCACCTCTCTCGAGGCTGAGGTTCCCGACGTGGTCGCCGCGGCGAAGGCCGGGGCGGCGGGCGATCTTTCGGGTGTGCGCGTCGGTGTGGTCAAGCAGCTGCGCAGCGGCGAGGGCTACCAGCCCGGCGTGCTGGCGTCGTTCAACGCCGCCGTCGAGCAGCTATCTGCCCTCGGCGCGCAGGTCAGCGAAGTCGACTGCCCGCACCTGGACTACTCGCTGTCCTCTTACTACCTGATCCTGCCGTCGGAGGTGTCGAGCAACTTGGCCCGCTTCGACGCCATGCGGTATGGCCTGCGGGTCGGCGACGACGGCACCCATTCCGCCGAAGAGGTGATGGCACTGACTCGGGCGGCCGGTTTCGGCCCAGAAGTTAAGCGCCGCATCATCATCGGTACGTACGCATTGTCGGCAGGCTACTACGACGCCTACTACAACCAGGCGCAGAAGGTCCGCACGCTGATCGCCGGCGATCTCGATGCGGCCTACGAGAAGGTCGATGTCCTGGTGTCCCCGGCGACACCGACCACCGCGTTCCGGTTGGGGGAGAAGGTCGACGATCCGCTGGCGATGTACCTGTTCGACCTGTGCACGCTGCCGCTGAACCTGGCCGGACACTGCGGAATGTCGGTGCCCTCAGGCCTCTCACCCGACGACAACCTGCCGGTCGGACTGCAGATCATGGCGCCCGCCCTGGCTGACGATCGGCTCTACCGGGTGGGTGCGGCTTACGAGAGTGCACGCGGTCCGCTGCCAACGGCGATCTGA
- the gatC gene encoding Asp-tRNA(Asn)/Glu-tRNA(Gln) amidotransferase subunit GatC, translating to MSQISRDDVARLAKLARLALTDHELDSFAGQLDAILGHVSQIQAVDTGDAKPTGNPLTNVNVTRADVVQPCLTQDQALAEAPVSVDGRFAVPQILGESE from the coding sequence GTGTCCCAGATCTCCCGCGACGACGTCGCCCGGTTGGCCAAGCTGGCCCGGCTGGCGTTGACCGACCACGAACTCGATAGCTTCGCCGGCCAACTCGACGCGATCTTGGGCCACGTCAGCCAGATCCAGGCTGTCGACACCGGCGATGCGAAGCCGACCGGCAACCCGTTGACAAATGTGAACGTCACCCGCGCTGACGTGGTTCAGCCGTGCCTGACTCAGGACCAAGCGCTCGCCGAGGCTCCGGTCTCCGTCGACGGCCGGTTCGCGGTGCCGCAGATCCTGGGGGAATCAGAATGA
- the ligA gene encoding NAD-dependent DNA ligase LigA — translation MASETSDHATDPVDPDVRRRWQDLAEEVREHQFRYYIKDAPIIADADFDTLFNELLALEERYPELEVADSPTQLVGGAGFATDFAEAAHLERMLSLDDVFNTEELAAWSNRVEAEIGRDPQYLCELKIDGVAIGLVYRDGRLERAATRGDGRVGEDVTNNARTIVDIPETLTASEEYPIPAVLEVRGEVFFRLADFENLNAGLVEEGKAPFANPRNSAAGSLRQKNPAVTAKRRLRMICHGLGYTEGFTPDTLHDTYFALKAWGLPVSERTTRVAGLAAVEEKITYWGERRHEIEHEIDGIVVKVDDFAQQRRLGATSRTPRWAVAYKYPPEEAQTTLLDIKVNVGRTGRVTPYAVMTPVKIAGSTVEMATLHNGSEVKRKGVWIGDTVMIRKAGDVIPEVLGPVIELRPDGAHEFEMPTHCPECGTPLAPAKESDVDIRCPNSRSCPAQLRERVFHLAGRGGLDIEGLGYEAATALLNAKVIGDEGDLFGLTSADLLTSDFFKTKDGALSANGARFLINLHQAKDRPLWRILVSLSIRHVGPTAARALAVAFGSLDAIMAATEEQLADVEGVGPTIAAALIEWFDVDWHRAILDKWKAAGVRMEDVRDPAIAPTLQGLSIVVTGSLPGFSRDEAKEAIITRGGKAVGSVSKKTSFVVAGDAPGSKYDKAVELGVPILDEDGFRTLLEQGPPAPEESEEPEEAAD, via the coding sequence GTGGCTTCAGAGACGTCCGATCACGCGACCGACCCCGTCGATCCGGATGTGCGCCGGCGCTGGCAGGACCTCGCCGAAGAGGTGCGTGAGCATCAGTTCCGGTACTACATCAAGGACGCGCCGATCATCGCCGACGCCGACTTCGACACGCTGTTCAATGAGCTGCTCGCACTCGAGGAGCGCTACCCGGAACTAGAGGTCGCCGACTCGCCGACCCAGCTGGTGGGTGGCGCGGGCTTCGCCACCGATTTCGCCGAGGCCGCCCATCTGGAGCGGATGCTGTCGCTGGACGACGTGTTCAACACCGAGGAACTGGCGGCCTGGTCCAACCGGGTGGAGGCCGAGATCGGCCGCGACCCTCAGTACCTCTGCGAGCTCAAGATCGACGGGGTGGCCATCGGCCTGGTGTATCGGGACGGGCGGCTGGAGCGCGCGGCCACCCGCGGCGACGGCCGGGTTGGCGAGGACGTCACCAACAACGCCCGGACCATCGTCGATATCCCCGAAACCCTCACCGCCTCAGAGGAATACCCGATACCTGCGGTTCTCGAAGTGCGCGGGGAGGTGTTCTTCCGGCTCGCCGACTTCGAAAACCTCAATGCCGGGCTGGTCGAAGAGGGCAAGGCGCCGTTCGCCAACCCGCGTAACAGCGCGGCCGGCTCATTGCGGCAGAAGAATCCAGCGGTCACTGCCAAGCGCCGCTTGCGGATGATCTGCCACGGACTTGGCTATACCGAAGGCTTCACCCCGGATACGTTGCACGACACCTACTTCGCGTTGAAGGCCTGGGGGCTCCCGGTTTCCGAGCGCACCACGCGGGTGGCCGGACTGGCCGCCGTCGAGGAGAAGATCACCTACTGGGGCGAGCGCCGCCACGAGATCGAGCACGAAATCGACGGCATCGTCGTCAAAGTCGATGACTTCGCCCAGCAGCGCCGCCTCGGCGCCACGTCGCGCACGCCGCGCTGGGCGGTCGCCTACAAGTACCCCCCTGAGGAAGCCCAGACCACGCTGCTCGACATCAAGGTCAACGTCGGCCGCACCGGCCGGGTCACCCCGTACGCGGTGATGACGCCGGTGAAGATCGCCGGATCGACCGTCGAAATGGCCACGCTGCACAACGGCTCGGAGGTCAAGCGCAAAGGTGTCTGGATCGGCGACACCGTGATGATCCGCAAGGCCGGCGACGTCATCCCCGAAGTGCTCGGGCCGGTCATCGAACTGCGGCCTGATGGCGCACATGAATTCGAAATGCCGACCCATTGCCCGGAATGCGGGACACCGCTGGCCCCGGCCAAGGAAAGTGACGTCGACATCCGTTGCCCGAACTCGCGGTCGTGCCCCGCTCAGTTGCGCGAGCGGGTCTTCCACCTGGCCGGCCGTGGCGGACTGGATATCGAAGGGCTCGGCTACGAAGCGGCGACGGCGCTGCTGAACGCCAAGGTCATCGGCGACGAGGGCGATCTGTTCGGCCTCACCAGCGCCGACCTGCTGACGTCGGACTTCTTCAAGACCAAAGACGGTGCCCTGTCGGCCAACGGCGCGCGGTTCCTGATCAACCTGCACCAGGCCAAGGATCGCCCCTTGTGGCGGATTCTGGTGTCGCTGTCCATCCGGCATGTCGGGCCGACCGCCGCGCGCGCATTGGCTGTCGCGTTCGGCAGCCTCGACGCGATCATGGCGGCCACCGAGGAGCAGCTGGCCGATGTCGAGGGCGTCGGGCCGACCATCGCCGCCGCGCTCATCGAGTGGTTCGACGTGGACTGGCACCGTGCGATCCTCGACAAGTGGAAGGCCGCCGGCGTGCGGATGGAAGATGTTCGCGACCCGGCGATAGCGCCGACGCTGCAGGGACTTTCGATTGTGGTGACCGGCTCGCTGCCCGGGTTCTCCCGCGACGAGGCCAAGGAGGCCATTATCACCCGCGGCGGTAAGGCGGTCGGCTCGGTGTCGAAGAAGACCTCATTCGTGGTGGCCGGGGATGCGCCGGGTTCGAAGTACGACAAGGCCGTCGAGCTGGGTGTGCCGATCCTCGACGAGGACGGCTTCCGCACCCTGCTGGAGCAGGGGCCACCCGCGCCCGAAGAGTCCGAGGAGCCCGAAGAGGCGGCGGACTGA
- a CDS encoding MmcQ/YjbR family DNA-binding protein, whose translation MSHPIMFDDADPILARLRTIALGFPEAVEKISHGRPTFSAPKMFAIYGGSRKNPDGPHTPYDHALLVKVDDSEREALQDDPRFFYPAYLGPYGWLGLDFDAAKVDWAEVKELADASFRLQAPAAIAWPRGNSAAS comes from the coding sequence ATGTCGCATCCGATCATGTTCGACGACGCCGACCCGATCCTGGCCAGGCTGCGCACGATCGCACTGGGATTTCCCGAGGCGGTCGAAAAGATCTCGCACGGTCGGCCGACGTTCTCGGCGCCGAAGATGTTCGCGATCTACGGCGGCAGCCGCAAGAATCCCGATGGCCCGCATACGCCTTATGACCATGCCCTGCTGGTGAAGGTCGATGACAGCGAGCGCGAAGCGCTTCAGGACGATCCCCGCTTCTTCTACCCGGCCTATCTGGGCCCGTACGGCTGGCTGGGTTTGGACTTCGATGCCGCGAAGGTCGACTGGGCCGAAGTGAAAGAGCTTGCGGACGCGTCGTTTCGGCTGCAGGCGCCGGCGGCCATTGCCTGGCCGCGGGGGAACAGTGCCGCCTCGTAG
- a CDS encoding GNAT family N-acetyltransferase yields MSCGWPAIAAPSSAPSSIARFAPSLLRPWQVNDAAALVEAFLDPGIQRWHAHRADSLSEARQWIGECVDGWATGSQLNWALTNNASNELLGRASLKAVNLDDGSAELAYWITPAWRGRGLCPSALIALCHTSCRVAVKAGFQEEGNPRPSTRGTTVGRMHRECPKTVHRNHTRHRRV; encoded by the coding sequence ATGTCGTGCGGATGGCCGGCGATCGCCGCGCCGAGTTCGGCGCCGTCGAGCATCGCCAGGTTTGCACCGTCGCTGCTGCGCCCGTGGCAGGTCAACGATGCCGCAGCTCTTGTAGAGGCATTCCTCGATCCGGGTATCCAGCGCTGGCACGCACACCGAGCCGACTCCCTGAGTGAGGCGCGCCAGTGGATCGGCGAATGTGTGGACGGATGGGCCACCGGGTCCCAGTTGAATTGGGCGTTGACCAATAACGCGAGCAACGAGCTGCTGGGGCGCGCGTCGTTGAAAGCGGTCAATCTCGATGACGGCTCGGCCGAACTCGCATACTGGATCACTCCGGCTTGGCGGGGCCGCGGGTTGTGCCCGAGCGCCCTGATCGCGCTGTGCCACACTTCCTGCCGAGTAGCCGTCAAGGCTGGATTTCAGGAGGAGGGCAACCCCAGACCGTCAACTCGCGGCACGACAGTCGGCCGCATGCACCGAGAATGTCCAAAAACTGTGCATAGGAACCACACTCGGCACCGCCGCGTTTAG
- a CDS encoding methionine synthase has translation MSDFAAGTGMGSWPGSSPREAAEIIVGELHRLPHLVELPARGVGADMIGRAGALLVDIAIDTVPRGYRIVARPGAVTRRAKSLLDEDIDALEEAWEKAGGPGSGRPVKIQAPGPITLAAQLELGNGHRALTDAGAVRDLTSSLAEGVGRHRAEVARRLATTVVVQYDEPVLFAALAGRLSGVSALNTVHPVDEPLAIGLLDECVAGAGTEVLLHSCSPELPWNVLQRSAINAVSVDVCTLGEADFDGLGEFLDSGRTVVFGLVPTSAPAKRSSAEEVAAAAVVITDRIGFSRSSVRGRVGISPACGLAGATAQWARVAIGLCQRAGDAVTEDPEAI, from the coding sequence GTGAGTGATTTCGCGGCGGGCACCGGGATGGGTTCGTGGCCGGGCTCTTCGCCGCGAGAGGCCGCCGAAATCATCGTCGGGGAACTGCACCGGCTGCCGCACCTGGTCGAGTTGCCGGCCCGTGGCGTGGGTGCGGACATGATCGGCCGCGCCGGCGCGCTGCTGGTCGACATCGCCATCGACACCGTTCCGCGCGGCTACCGCATCGTCGCCCGGCCAGGTGCTGTCACCCGCCGGGCCAAGAGCCTGCTCGACGAGGACATCGACGCCCTTGAGGAAGCGTGGGAGAAGGCCGGCGGACCCGGGTCGGGGCGCCCGGTCAAGATCCAGGCACCCGGCCCGATCACGCTGGCCGCCCAGCTGGAGCTCGGCAACGGCCATCGGGCGCTCACCGACGCCGGGGCCGTCCGCGACCTGACGTCTTCGCTGGCCGAGGGGGTAGGGCGGCACCGCGCCGAGGTGGCGCGGCGGTTGGCGACGACGGTGGTGGTGCAGTACGACGAGCCGGTGCTGTTCGCCGCGCTGGCCGGCCGGTTGAGCGGGGTCAGTGCGCTCAACACGGTGCATCCGGTCGACGAGCCGCTGGCGATCGGTCTGCTCGATGAGTGCGTGGCCGGTGCCGGCACCGAGGTGCTGCTGCACAGCTGCTCGCCCGAATTGCCGTGGAATGTCCTGCAGCGCAGCGCGATCAATGCGGTTTCGGTGGACGTGTGCACGCTGGGTGAGGCCGACTTTGATGGGCTGGGGGAGTTCCTCGACTCGGGCCGCACCGTGGTCTTCGGCCTGGTGCCGACGAGCGCGCCGGCGAAGCGGTCGTCGGCCGAGGAGGTGGCTGCGGCAGCGGTTGTGATCACCGATCGGATCGGCTTCTCCCGCAGTTCGGTTCGCGGTCGCGTCGGCATCAGCCCGGCGTGCGGGCTGGCCGGTGCGACCGCGCAGTGGGCTCGCGTCGCGATCGGCCTGTGCCAGCGGGCCGGCGACGCCGTCACCGAGGACCCCGAAGCGATCTAA
- a CDS encoding sensor domain-containing protein, with the protein MTVRAGLVCCAAAAVLTGCTHWLDGDGLRALSEPPYRPPGIVDVDQVLLTQAQLQAITGGGQDLTIIATMDGTAPVDIEPLAASVPTDCRFLFAETDTFGTDVEDFHKTSFQHPARRALISEAAAAYRDDASARQAFNSLSTTVHRCEAGPMGPYLVGEVTADTESLRTRPGRCGRDYRLKASVLVEVTLCTYPESVPEIVMSNILNKIPAN; encoded by the coding sequence ATGACGGTGCGGGCGGGGCTGGTCTGTTGCGCGGCGGCAGCCGTGCTGACCGGCTGCACCCACTGGCTCGACGGCGACGGGCTGCGCGCCTTGAGCGAGCCGCCGTATCGCCCACCCGGGATCGTCGACGTGGACCAGGTGCTGCTCACCCAGGCGCAGCTGCAGGCCATCACTGGTGGCGGCCAGGACCTGACGATCATTGCGACCATGGACGGCACAGCGCCGGTCGACATCGAGCCACTCGCCGCATCGGTCCCCACCGATTGCCGCTTCCTGTTCGCCGAGACCGACACCTTCGGCACCGATGTCGAGGACTTTCACAAGACCAGCTTTCAGCACCCGGCCCGGCGCGCGCTGATCTCGGAGGCGGCCGCCGCCTATCGCGACGATGCCAGCGCACGGCAGGCGTTCAACAGCCTCTCGACCACGGTGCATCGCTGCGAGGCCGGTCCGATGGGGCCGTATCTGGTCGGAGAAGTCACCGCGGACACCGAATCGCTGCGCACCCGACCGGGCCGGTGCGGGCGCGACTACCGACTCAAAGCCTCGGTACTGGTGGAAGTGACACTCTGCACGTATCCGGAGTCGGTCCCCGAAATCGTGATGTCCAACATCCTCAACAAAATTCCGGCCAATTGA
- a CDS encoding alpha/beta hydrolase family protein has product MRWQRLAWMSTLLIAALCVLPIAVSHADVPRWSGLDARFYDGPIPPPGNTIESVPLDPALSVRGAGAAYRVLYSTLNQHGQPAVSTAAVFLPPGPAPDGGFPIIAWAHGTVGLGDDCTPSALPRSARDDEYLSHWLAQGYAVVASDYVGLGTPGLMSYLNSVATAHNVIDSVIAAYRMGLPLSPQWAIVGQSQGGGAAISSARWATEFSQGSGLDYRAVVATGTPANIDKLIQEAGPDFKIPELGPIANAYAAYVLAALREVRPDLNIDSVLSPAGLNAANRAETLCVHALSDELAHLKPAQFFTAPLNSIPGMAQALHDFMGTPSTGFDRPIFLGVGLLDRDVPPASTLSFYDQLVANNENVTLRVYPEEDHSGTVLASLPDSTPFLRKAFAG; this is encoded by the coding sequence ATGAGGTGGCAACGCCTTGCCTGGATGTCGACGCTGCTGATTGCGGCGTTGTGCGTGCTCCCGATCGCCGTCAGCCACGCGGACGTGCCGCGCTGGTCCGGTCTGGATGCCCGGTTCTACGACGGCCCGATACCGCCGCCGGGAAACACCATAGAGTCGGTTCCGCTGGATCCGGCGCTGTCGGTCCGCGGCGCCGGCGCGGCCTACCGCGTGCTCTACTCCACGCTCAACCAACACGGCCAGCCCGCTGTCAGCACCGCCGCGGTGTTCCTGCCGCCGGGGCCGGCTCCTGACGGCGGGTTCCCGATCATCGCCTGGGCGCACGGGACTGTGGGTCTCGGCGACGACTGCACCCCCTCGGCGCTGCCGCGCAGCGCGCGTGACGACGAATACCTGTCGCACTGGCTCGCACAGGGCTATGCGGTGGTCGCGAGCGACTACGTCGGGCTTGGCACCCCTGGCCTGATGAGTTACCTCAACAGCGTCGCCACCGCCCACAACGTGATCGACTCGGTGATCGCCGCTTACCGGATGGGCCTGCCCCTGTCACCGCAATGGGCGATCGTCGGCCAGTCCCAAGGCGGCGGTGCCGCGATCAGCAGCGCGCGCTGGGCCACCGAGTTCAGTCAAGGCAGCGGCCTGGACTACCGCGCCGTCGTCGCGACCGGAACCCCGGCCAATATCGACAAACTCATCCAAGAGGCCGGCCCAGATTTCAAGATTCCTGAACTCGGCCCGATTGCCAACGCCTACGCGGCCTACGTTCTGGCCGCCCTTCGCGAGGTCCGCCCTGACCTGAACATTGACAGCGTTCTCAGTCCCGCCGGACTGAACGCCGCCAACCGTGCCGAAACCCTCTGCGTCCATGCCCTTTCCGATGAGCTCGCGCATCTGAAACCGGCACAGTTCTTCACCGCGCCGCTGAATTCGATCCCGGGTATGGCGCAGGCGCTGCACGACTTCATGGGCACCCCATCGACGGGTTTCGACCGGCCGATCTTCCTCGGTGTAGGCCTGCTCGACCGCGACGTCCCCCCGGCCTCAACGCTGTCGTTCTACGACCAACTCGTCGCCAACAACGAGAACGTCACGCTGCGCGTCTATCCCGAAGAAGACCACAGCGGCACCGTGCTGGCCTCCCTGCCCGACTCGACACCGTTTCTGCGAAAGGCGTTTGCCGGCTGA
- the mnmA gene encoding tRNA 2-thiouridine(34) synthase MnmA, which yields MRVLAAMSGGVDSSVAAARMVDAGHEVVGVHLALSKAPGALRTGSRGCCSKEDAGDARRVADVLGIPFYVWDFADRFAEDVIDDFVASYERGETPNPCVRCNEKIKFSALAVKALALGFDVVATGHYARLSQGRLRRAVDVDKDQSYVLGVLSARQLRHAAFPIGDTPKPAIREEAARRGLSVAEKPDSHDICFIPSGDTQAFLGARIGVRRGTVVDDASGAVLAEHDGVHGFTIGQRKGLGIAGPGPDGLPRYVTAIDAESQTVRVGAKEDLEIRSLTGTQPVFTSGVMPQGPVECEVQVRAHGGVVPAVAEVVGDELRVALRTPIRGVAPGQTLVLYRPDPAGDEVIASATITLGR from the coding sequence ATGAGGGTGCTGGCCGCGATGAGCGGCGGCGTCGACTCGTCGGTGGCCGCGGCCCGGATGGTCGACGCCGGACACGAGGTCGTCGGTGTGCACCTGGCACTGTCCAAGGCGCCCGGCGCACTGCGTACCGGTTCGCGCGGTTGCTGCTCCAAGGAGGATGCCGGCGACGCCCGACGGGTTGCTGATGTGCTCGGAATCCCGTTCTACGTCTGGGATTTCGCCGACAGGTTCGCCGAGGACGTGATCGACGACTTCGTCGCGTCCTACGAGCGCGGCGAGACACCGAACCCGTGTGTGCGGTGCAACGAGAAGATCAAGTTCTCCGCGCTGGCCGTCAAGGCGCTGGCGCTGGGCTTCGATGTGGTGGCCACCGGCCACTACGCCCGGCTGTCGCAGGGCCGGCTGCGCCGCGCGGTCGACGTCGACAAGGACCAGTCCTACGTGCTGGGCGTGCTGAGCGCCCGGCAGCTACGCCACGCCGCGTTCCCGATCGGGGACACCCCCAAGCCGGCGATCCGCGAAGAGGCTGCCCGCCGCGGCCTGTCGGTAGCCGAAAAGCCCGACAGCCACGACATCTGCTTCATCCCCTCCGGAGACACCCAGGCCTTCCTCGGCGCCCGGATCGGCGTGCGGCGCGGGACGGTCGTCGACGACGCCAGCGGGGCCGTCCTGGCCGAGCACGACGGTGTGCACGGGTTCACCATCGGCCAGCGCAAGGGACTCGGTATCGCCGGGCCCGGACCTGATGGCCTGCCGCGCTACGTCACCGCGATCGACGCCGAATCCCAGACGGTGCGGGTGGGCGCGAAAGAAGATCTCGAGATTCGGTCGCTGACCGGCACTCAGCCGGTATTCACCTCCGGTGTCATGCCGCAGGGTCCGGTGGAGTGCGAGGTGCAGGTCCGGGCACACGGCGGCGTGGTCCCCGCTGTGGCCGAAGTCGTGGGTGACGAGCTGAGGGTCGCGCTGCGGACCCCGATCCGCGGTGTGGCACCGGGCCAGACGCTCGTGCTCTACCGACCCGATCCGGCCGGTGACGAAGTCATCGCCAGCGCGACGATTACCCTCGGTCGTTGA
- a CDS encoding cysteine desulfurase family protein, producing the protein MSPTTGPVYLDHAATTPMHPAAIEAMTAALATAGNASSLHTAGRDARRRMEEARESIAARLGARPSEVIFTAGGTESDNLAVKGSYWARRDAEPTRRRIVTTAVEHHAVLDAVTWLAEHEGAEVTFLPTERDGSVTAGALREVLQAHDDVAVVSVMWANNEVGTVMPIAELAAVAAEFGVPIHSDAVQVAGHLPVDFAASGLSAMSLAAHKFGGPTGVGALLLRRTTACVPLLHGGGQERDIRSGTPDVAGAVAMAAALDVSVATLDVTGARLRTLRERFINGVLGSIADTHLNGAVGDRRLPGNTHFTFRGCEGDSLLMLLDANGIECSTGSACTAGVAQPSHVLLAMGADAEAARGSLRFSLGHTSAEADIDAVLRVLPAVVERARQAALASSALGALR; encoded by the coding sequence ATGAGCCCGACCACCGGTCCGGTGTATCTCGACCACGCTGCCACCACCCCGATGCATCCTGCTGCCATCGAGGCGATGACGGCCGCCCTGGCCACCGCCGGTAACGCCTCCTCGCTGCACACAGCGGGCCGCGACGCCCGGCGCCGGATGGAAGAGGCTCGGGAGAGCATCGCGGCCCGGCTAGGTGCCCGCCCGTCCGAAGTGATCTTCACCGCCGGCGGCACCGAGAGTGACAACCTCGCCGTCAAGGGCAGCTACTGGGCACGTCGCGACGCCGAGCCGACCCGCCGCCGCATCGTCACCACCGCCGTCGAACACCATGCGGTCCTCGACGCGGTCACCTGGCTCGCCGAGCACGAGGGTGCCGAGGTGACGTTCCTGCCCACCGAGCGCGACGGCTCGGTGACCGCCGGGGCGCTGCGCGAGGTGCTGCAGGCGCACGATGACGTGGCGGTGGTCTCGGTGATGTGGGCCAACAACGAGGTTGGCACGGTCATGCCGATCGCTGAGCTGGCCGCCGTGGCCGCCGAATTCGGCGTGCCGATCCACAGCGACGCCGTGCAGGTGGCCGGCCATCTCCCCGTCGACTTCGCCGCCTCCGGCCTGTCGGCGATGAGCCTGGCCGCCCACAAATTCGGCGGACCCACCGGCGTCGGCGCCCTGCTGCTGCGCCGCACCACCGCCTGCGTCCCGTTGCTGCACGGCGGCGGTCAGGAACGCGATATCCGTTCCGGCACACCGGATGTCGCAGGTGCGGTCGCGATGGCGGCGGCTCTCGACGTCTCCGTCGCCACGCTGGACGTCACTGGCGCGCGCCTGCGGACGTTGCGCGAGCGGTTCATCAACGGGGTCTTGGGCTCCATCGCCGACACGCATCTCAATGGAGCCGTTGGTGATCGCCGGCTGCCGGGCAACACCCACTTCACCTTCCGCGGTTGCGAGGGTGACTCCCTACTGATGTTGTTGGACGCCAACGGAATCGAATGCTCCACCGGCTCGGCGTGCACGGCCGGTGTGGCCCAGCCGTCGCATGTTCTGCTGGCTATGGGCGCCGACGCCGAAGCCGCCCGCGGCTCGCTGCGATTCTCGTTGGGTCACACCAGCGCCGAGGCCGACATCGACGCCGTGCTGCGGGTGCTGCCCGCGGTCGTCGAGCGGGCCCGTCAGGCCGCACTGGCCAGTTCGGCACTGGGAGCGCTGCGATGA